The following proteins are encoded in a genomic region of Leptospira fainei serovar Hurstbridge str. BUT 6:
- a CDS encoding anti-sigma factor antagonist (This anti-anti-sigma factor, or anti-sigma factor antagonist, belongs to a family that includes characterized members SpoIIAA, RsbV, RsfA, and RsfB.), with translation MKGDKLEAVIQASSSLVNWLTRRDYLTAVAYAEDIQVIQPIVPLAEKNSVIHRLGTIQVGTSTNLSGGWLHVLRSLELFPETDVYKRAILLTDGNPTLGIKDPLQLIDIAANAYKKGITTTVIGFGNDFNEILLKEIAEAGGGNFYFIETPEETGDIFFREFGDIGSLYAQSIEAKVHFPKGVDFLDVVSEVAYYTEPDPEESGRAKTLVLEVGDMRADDVKSIVIHFRPSGKGQPESINVEASFYDLSDGMKLEQKQNELELNWLPNDVKEDADVIVETLIARSGKGLKKAGVLLKEGYSEEAVSLLNDLLKDINEKEELAPDVLQSLGFRITALKVRILENSPTASKHLVASASELKYGGALDFPIDDGVEYHDEIFSYRTTEDIDLYKCPDIKNAIQEKMKEGFRYVVFNLARSSYIDSSAIGMLIQVAGWLRKRGGELIVCNLRDSVKKVFSITRLESHIRSVETEEDAFYLLQTWIQEKRI, from the coding sequence ATGAAAGGGGATAAGTTAGAAGCCGTTATCCAGGCCTCCTCCTCTCTCGTAAATTGGCTGACGAGGAGAGATTATCTAACCGCCGTCGCCTATGCGGAAGATATTCAAGTCATTCAACCGATCGTTCCTCTTGCGGAAAAAAATTCCGTGATCCATAGACTTGGCACTATTCAAGTAGGCACTTCGACGAATTTAAGCGGCGGGTGGCTTCATGTTTTACGATCCCTCGAATTATTTCCCGAAACCGATGTGTACAAAAGAGCCATCCTCCTGACGGACGGAAATCCTACGCTTGGAATAAAGGACCCGCTTCAACTAATCGATATCGCCGCTAATGCGTATAAAAAAGGAATTACGACGACGGTTATCGGTTTCGGAAACGATTTCAATGAAATCCTTTTAAAGGAAATCGCAGAAGCCGGAGGCGGAAATTTTTATTTCATCGAAACACCGGAAGAAACCGGAGATATTTTCTTTCGCGAGTTCGGAGATATCGGCTCCTTATATGCGCAATCGATCGAAGCAAAGGTTCACTTCCCGAAAGGCGTAGATTTTCTAGACGTAGTGTCCGAGGTCGCTTATTATACGGAACCGGATCCGGAGGAATCAGGCAGAGCTAAAACTCTCGTGTTGGAAGTCGGGGATATGCGAGCCGATGACGTAAAAAGCATCGTAATCCATTTTAGACCTAGCGGAAAAGGTCAACCGGAATCGATCAATGTCGAAGCAAGTTTCTACGATTTATCGGACGGAATGAAACTGGAACAAAAGCAGAACGAACTAGAATTAAATTGGCTTCCCAACGACGTGAAGGAAGACGCCGACGTAATTGTAGAAACCTTAATCGCGCGCTCGGGGAAGGGCCTGAAGAAAGCCGGAGTTTTATTGAAGGAAGGCTATTCGGAAGAAGCGGTTAGTCTACTTAACGATTTATTAAAAGATATTAATGAAAAGGAGGAATTGGCGCCCGATGTTTTACAAAGCTTAGGGTTTAGAATTACCGCGCTGAAAGTTAGAATTTTGGAAAATTCTCCGACTGCCTCTAAGCATCTTGTGGCGTCAGCTTCCGAATTGAAATATGGCGGAGCCCTCGATTTTCCGATCGACGACGGTGTGGAATACCACGACGAAATCTTTTCTTATAGAACTACCGAGGATATCGATCTTTATAAATGCCCGGATATTAAGAATGCAATTCAGGAAAAAATGAAAGAAGGCTTTCGGTATGTGGTCTTCAATTTGGCCCGATCTTCGTACATCGATTCTTCGGCTATCGGTATGTTGATCCAAGTAGCGGGTTGGCTTCGTAAGAGAGGGGGCGAACTTATCGTTTGTAATTTAAGAGACTCCGTCAAAAAAGTCTTTTCTATTACAAGATTGGAATCGCATATCCGCTCCGTAGAAACCGAAGAGGACGCATTTTATCTGCTCCAAACTTGGATCCAAGAAAAACGGATCTAG
- a CDS encoding transcriptional coactivator p15/PC4 family protein encodes MSVIRDIDKGKGEIIRVEISEFKGNKYLNLRVWYTDSEGEYKPTQKGIAIPVGLYGEVKDAILAAETFLN; translated from the coding sequence ATGAGCGTAATTAGAGATATAGACAAAGGCAAAGGAGAAATCATACGTGTGGAAATCTCCGAGTTCAAGGGTAATAAATATTTGAATTTGCGTGTTTGGTACACTGACAGCGAAGGCGAATACAAACCGACTCAGAAAGGCATTGCAATTCCGGTCGGTCTGTACGGCGAAGTGAAGGATGCAATCCTCGCTGCCGAAACCTTTTTAAACTAG
- a CDS encoding ferredoxin reductase domain-containing protein yields MKPVREPQINIFKKSNPYKARVISNVRMTPEPGKGKRPKKEGESQIHRITIAIDHNLYPYVIGQSAGIIPPGEDPEKKAKGLADAAYTVRLYSIASPSYSFGLKEDNIEFIIKRDNVYDAEGNLQFKGVCSNYVCDLKEGDEVIMTGPSGKKFLLPTVDFSGDIMFLATGTGLAPFIGMSEELLEHKLIQFTGNITLVYGAPYSDELVMLDYLKALEAKYKHFKLVTAISREENNPFDGGRMYISHRVRQLEAEVKKILSGGGRFYICGGPKGMEKGVIEEIQKIAGDGSAYEDYKHHLEHSHQLFVETY; encoded by the coding sequence ATGAAGCCCGTTAGAGAACCGCAAATCAACATTTTTAAAAAATCCAATCCTTATAAAGCCCGAGTCATAAGCAACGTACGTATGACGCCGGAACCTGGAAAAGGAAAGCGTCCGAAAAAAGAAGGTGAATCGCAGATTCATCGCATCACTATTGCCATTGATCATAACCTGTATCCGTATGTTATCGGACAATCCGCGGGAATTATTCCCCCCGGAGAAGATCCGGAAAAAAAAGCGAAAGGCCTTGCCGACGCCGCTTATACGGTACGTTTATATTCGATCGCTTCGCCTAGCTATTCCTTCGGGTTGAAAGAAGACAACATAGAATTCATCATCAAGCGGGATAATGTCTATGATGCGGAAGGAAATTTGCAATTCAAGGGTGTTTGCTCCAATTATGTCTGCGACTTGAAAGAAGGCGATGAGGTCATCATGACCGGGCCATCAGGTAAGAAATTTTTACTTCCTACTGTCGATTTTTCGGGCGATATAATGTTCCTAGCAACCGGCACCGGATTGGCGCCGTTCATCGGGATGTCCGAGGAATTGTTAGAGCATAAATTGATACAGTTTACGGGAAATATTACTCTCGTTTACGGAGCTCCTTACTCCGACGAACTCGTGATGCTCGATTACCTGAAAGCTCTCGAAGCGAAATACAAACACTTCAAATTAGTCACTGCGATTTCTCGTGAAGAGAATAATCCGTTCGACGGTGGAAGAATGTATATCTCGCACAGAGTTCGTCAACTCGAAGCCGAAGTGAAAAAGATTTTATCCGGTGGCGGTAGATTTTATATTTGTGGCGGCCCGAAAGGTATGGAAAAAGGCGTCATCGAAGAAATTCAAAAAATCGCCGGCGACGGATCCGCTTATGAAGATTATAAGCATCATCTAGAGCATTCCCACCAACTGTTTGTGGAAACTTATTGA
- the lpxD gene encoding UDP-3-O-(3-hydroxymyristoyl)glucosamine N-acyltransferase, with the protein MARYTLEELSVKISGSKIANCKEPAKIIVDSVSPISPGAPSSISFLANKKILSDAKKTLSSAVLTTEEFSKELEVPCLVVSKPDLILAQVLDLVYPPHSYGSKIESTAFVHPSAKIGKNCYIGHQVSVGEQSEIGDNTILEDGARIGRNVRIGEGSHVGPNCVIYHGVIIGKRFRSHGNSTIGGDGFRFVFADGKHNKIPQVGTVRVGDDVEMGSNSAIDRGGLEDTIIGDGCKFDNLVHIGHNCVFGKNVVIAGWTGVAGSTVVEDNVTIGGGCGLADHIRIPSGTIIGGGTSVRNTPPKADIYVGWDYGLTFPEFQKLRVNIRNVVNFQKWARRIKAIEQKLGIEITE; encoded by the coding sequence ATGGCTCGATATACTTTGGAAGAACTTTCCGTAAAGATATCCGGATCAAAAATTGCGAATTGTAAAGAACCAGCCAAAATCATAGTGGATTCGGTTTCTCCGATTTCCCCGGGAGCCCCATCAAGTATTAGTTTTTTAGCAAATAAGAAAATACTTTCGGACGCGAAAAAGACTTTATCCAGCGCCGTACTTACTACCGAAGAATTTTCCAAAGAATTAGAAGTACCTTGTTTAGTCGTTTCTAAACCGGATTTGATTTTAGCGCAAGTCTTGGATTTGGTTTATCCTCCTCATTCATACGGATCTAAAATCGAATCGACGGCATTCGTTCACCCGTCCGCTAAGATCGGAAAGAATTGCTATATCGGTCATCAAGTCTCCGTTGGAGAACAGAGTGAAATCGGTGATAATACGATTCTTGAAGACGGTGCAAGAATTGGACGGAATGTCAGAATCGGAGAGGGTTCGCATGTCGGCCCGAATTGCGTTATTTATCATGGTGTCATCATTGGAAAAAGATTCCGTTCTCACGGAAACAGTACGATCGGCGGTGACGGCTTTCGATTCGTTTTCGCCGACGGTAAGCATAATAAGATTCCACAAGTAGGAACCGTTCGCGTAGGAGACGATGTGGAAATGGGATCCAACTCCGCAATTGATCGAGGCGGATTGGAAGATACGATTATCGGAGACGGATGTAAGTTTGATAATCTGGTTCATATCGGCCATAATTGCGTATTCGGTAAGAACGTAGTAATCGCCGGCTGGACTGGCGTTGCAGGTTCTACCGTTGTAGAGGATAACGTCACGATCGGCGGCGGATGTGGATTAGCTGATCATATTCGGATTCCAAGCGGAACTATAATCGGCGGCGGCACTTCTGTGAGAAATACTCCGCCCAAAGCGGATATTTATGTTGGTTGGGATTACGGCTTAACTTTTCCTGAATTTCAAAAACTCCGCGTCAATATTCGGAACGTAGTAAATTTCCAAAAATGGGCTCGCAGAATTAAAGCGATCGAACAAAAATTAGGTATAGAGATTACCGAATAA
- a CDS encoding multidrug effflux MFS transporter → MPKSDRVLILLLGALTAIGPFSIDMYLPGLQSISRDFGTPISNVQLTLTSFFFGISFGQLVYGPLLDKFGRRTPMMTGLIIYTVSSIGCALSVSVWSLVFFRFLQSLGACAGMVVPRAVVRDVFSPHEGAKVFSQIILVMGIAPIVAPTVGGLLLTYTNWRAIFVVLTVISIILSIGAWLYLPETGKKDSSVSLTLGGILKEYYEVLSVPRFNAYVTASGLSAAVMFAYIAGSPFVFMGIFGLSESEYGWFFGSNAAGLILSSQLNRLLLRKFEAESIVNAISIFYVPIGILLVLSATYHWGMISMIGLIFLLVSGFGFIVPNASALAMAPFSRNAGSASALMGAMQMVSAVVATASVSLLHDGTALPMTLVMSGAGILSLLSLVILRPKTRV, encoded by the coding sequence GTGCCTAAATCCGACCGCGTTCTCATACTTTTACTCGGCGCCTTAACTGCAATAGGTCCATTTTCAATTGATATGTACTTACCTGGACTTCAGTCCATTTCCAGGGACTTCGGTACCCCAATTTCGAATGTTCAACTTACCTTAACTAGTTTCTTTTTCGGAATTTCATTCGGACAATTGGTTTATGGTCCGCTCCTAGATAAGTTCGGAAGACGAACTCCTATGATGACCGGTTTGATTATTTATACCGTGAGTTCGATCGGATGCGCCCTTTCTGTTTCGGTCTGGAGTTTGGTTTTCTTCCGGTTCCTTCAATCTTTAGGAGCATGTGCCGGGATGGTAGTTCCAAGGGCGGTTGTCCGAGACGTATTTTCTCCCCACGAAGGAGCAAAAGTATTCTCTCAAATCATCTTAGTTATGGGTATTGCTCCGATTGTCGCCCCGACTGTGGGAGGGCTTCTCTTAACCTACACTAATTGGCGCGCCATTTTCGTCGTCTTAACGGTCATCAGTATCATTCTCTCCATCGGAGCCTGGCTTTATTTACCGGAAACCGGTAAAAAGGATTCGTCCGTCTCTTTAACACTAGGTGGAATATTAAAAGAATATTATGAAGTATTAAGTGTTCCCCGCTTCAACGCATATGTGACCGCATCCGGTCTGTCTGCGGCAGTGATGTTCGCGTACATCGCAGGTTCTCCGTTCGTATTCATGGGAATATTCGGATTAAGCGAATCCGAATACGGTTGGTTTTTCGGTTCGAACGCCGCAGGATTAATCCTATCAAGCCAACTTAACCGTTTACTTTTGCGGAAATTCGAAGCGGAATCTATCGTAAATGCGATTTCCATCTTCTATGTTCCTATCGGAATTCTATTAGTTCTTTCTGCGACCTATCATTGGGGAATGATTTCTATGATCGGCCTTATCTTCCTGTTAGTTAGCGGATTCGGTTTCATAGTACCAAATGCATCCGCCTTAGCAATGGCCCCGTTCAGTAGAAATGCAGGTTCTGCCTCAGCGCTAATGGGAGCTATGCAAATGGTTTCGGCTGTCGTTGCAACTGCTAGCGTGAGTCTTCTTCATGACGGAACCGCATTACCTATGACTCTGGTCATGTCAGGCGCCGGAATTCTTTCTTTACTATCTCTCGTCATTCTCCGACCAAAAACCCGCGTTTAG
- a CDS encoding long-chain fatty acid--CoA ligase encodes MRSTMMDYPLVLPSILRRAKDVHPHKEIVTKWHDNSVERYTYGEFYKRTIRLMNALRNSGVKPSEAIATFCLNHSSHLELYFAIPCVRAILHTINVRLFPEQLVYIINEAKDKFIFVDKSLTPILEKHLGEIGNVKKFIIIDDKENMESAKLPNSISYEGFLASGDELERFEPIDELEAAGICYTSGTTGNPKGVVYSHRSTYLHSMAVCMGDGLGLKESEAVLPVVPMFHVNSWGIPFASVMTGCKLVFPGKHLLGAALAELLESEEITITAGVPTVWNVLYQHLKKTKYNLKIHTMVVGGSAAPRGLIEGFEKDFGIAILHAWGMTETSPIGTVSHLRSFMKDWDDEKRYAYRAKQGVPVTGVEIRAVDDDGNEVPKDGKTPGELLVRGPWITGSYREGVSKESFTPDGWFRTGDVVVLDQLGYMQITDRKKDLIKTRGEWISSVDMENLVMADPDVLEAAVIGRKDPVREEAPVIFVVALEGKQVDAKRIHDRLKESFAHWQLPKLEDIRTVSAIPKTSVGKFDKKNLRKLIEE; translated from the coding sequence ATGCGATCTACTATGATGGACTATCCATTAGTCCTACCCTCGATTCTACGTCGCGCCAAAGATGTTCATCCACATAAGGAAATCGTTACAAAGTGGCACGATAACTCCGTTGAACGCTACACATATGGGGAATTCTACAAACGTACGATTCGGTTAATGAATGCTTTACGAAACTCCGGAGTAAAGCCAAGCGAGGCAATCGCTACTTTTTGCCTGAATCATTCCTCGCATTTGGAATTATATTTCGCGATTCCATGCGTTCGAGCAATTCTTCATACTATCAACGTTCGATTATTTCCGGAACAATTGGTTTATATTATCAATGAGGCGAAGGATAAATTCATTTTTGTAGATAAATCTTTGACTCCTATTTTGGAAAAGCATCTTGGAGAAATCGGAAACGTAAAAAAATTCATCATCATTGACGACAAAGAAAATATGGAATCGGCAAAGCTGCCGAACTCTATTTCTTACGAAGGATTTTTAGCGAGCGGCGATGAACTGGAAAGATTCGAACCGATCGATGAGTTAGAAGCTGCCGGAATTTGTTATACGTCCGGTACTACCGGAAATCCGAAAGGCGTCGTCTATTCTCATCGGTCCACGTACCTTCACTCAATGGCAGTTTGCATGGGTGACGGACTCGGCCTTAAAGAAAGTGAAGCTGTTCTTCCCGTAGTTCCTATGTTTCATGTGAATTCATGGGGAATACCCTTCGCTTCGGTAATGACCGGATGCAAGCTCGTTTTCCCCGGCAAACATCTGCTTGGAGCTGCCCTAGCCGAGTTACTCGAATCCGAGGAAATAACAATCACTGCAGGAGTTCCTACAGTATGGAACGTTTTATATCAGCATTTAAAGAAAACAAAATATAATTTGAAAATACACACTATGGTAGTCGGGGGCTCTGCCGCTCCTCGCGGTTTGATCGAAGGATTTGAAAAAGATTTCGGGATAGCAATACTCCATGCATGGGGGATGACCGAAACTTCTCCGATCGGAACCGTATCTCATCTTCGCAGCTTTATGAAGGATTGGGACGATGAGAAGCGATATGCATATCGGGCAAAACAAGGTGTTCCCGTCACTGGCGTGGAAATACGTGCAGTGGACGACGATGGGAATGAAGTTCCAAAAGACGGAAAGACTCCGGGAGAATTACTCGTGCGCGGACCTTGGATTACCGGTTCCTATCGGGAAGGTGTTTCGAAAGAATCCTTTACGCCTGACGGATGGTTTAGAACCGGTGATGTGGTCGTACTCGATCAGTTAGGATACATGCAAATTACGGATCGTAAGAAAGATCTAATCAAGACACGGGGAGAATGGATTTCCAGCGTTGACATGGAAAATCTTGTTATGGCCGATCCGGACGTTTTAGAAGCGGCAGTCATCGGAAGGAAGGATCCTGTCAGGGAAGAAGCTCCCGTTATTTTCGTTGTTGCCTTGGAAGGAAAACAAGTCGATGCTAAACGAATACATGATCGCTTAAAGGAAAGTTTCGCGCACTGGCAACTTCCTAAGTTGGAAGATATTCGAACCGTCTCAGCTATTCCGAAAACAAGTGTCGGAAAGTTCGACAAGAAAAACCTGAGAAAGTTGATAGAAGAATAG
- a CDS encoding cupin domain-containing protein: MENKVYSGNSIVFMEAMDLSDSVPYPIAEIIEGNPDAKIKVLRTKGARTNLQHVSVISAQPSKFHYKFQYDEAFQLIHGHLTILLDSGEQIEMRPGDILTVPAGHDSIFEIYEPSLKFVVVTCS, encoded by the coding sequence ATGGAAAATAAAGTTTATTCCGGCAATTCGATTGTCTTTATGGAAGCAATGGATTTATCCGATTCGGTCCCATATCCGATCGCAGAGATAATCGAAGGAAATCCCGATGCAAAAATTAAAGTGCTACGTACAAAGGGTGCGAGAACGAATCTGCAGCACGTTTCGGTCATTTCGGCACAGCCATCTAAGTTTCATTATAAATTTCAGTACGATGAAGCCTTTCAGTTGATTCACGGGCATTTGACAATATTGCTGGACAGCGGTGAACAAATCGAAATGCGACCCGGAGATATCTTAACCGTTCCCGCAGGACACGACTCTATCTTTGAAATTTACGAACCTAGTTTAAAATTTGTCGTGGTTACCTGCAGCTAA
- the hisB gene encoding imidazoleglycerol-phosphate dehydratase HisB, whose amino-acid sequence MKEERKTSETDIKLALNVRGTGKYNFDTEIPFFDHMLSHVSKHSLIDLDLWLRGDIEIDCHHSVEDTAILLGSTIHKQLGDKAGIRRYGHFTLPMDEVLTTVAVDLGGRFFFKYSGPELVGKFGIYDAELSLEFLQKFALNAKMNLHVVVHYGENRHHLHESIFKGLGKALRMAIEIDPAAGGAIPSTKGVLE is encoded by the coding sequence ATGAAAGAAGAGAGGAAAACCTCCGAGACAGATATAAAGCTAGCCCTAAATGTAAGAGGGACTGGAAAGTATAATTTTGATACCGAAATTCCGTTTTTCGATCATATGCTTTCTCATGTTTCAAAGCATAGTTTGATTGATTTGGATCTTTGGTTAAGAGGAGACATAGAAATCGATTGCCACCATAGCGTGGAGGACACTGCGATTCTATTAGGTTCCACGATTCATAAGCAACTTGGCGACAAGGCCGGAATTCGTAGATACGGACATTTTACCCTACCTATGGATGAGGTCCTCACGACGGTCGCGGTGGATTTAGGCGGGCGTTTTTTCTTTAAATACTCCGGACCGGAGTTGGTCGGAAAATTCGGTATTTACGACGCGGAACTTAGTCTAGAGTTCCTACAAAAGTTCGCATTAAATGCTAAGATGAATTTGCATGTAGTCGTCCATTACGGCGAAAATAGACATCATTTGCACGAATCAATCTTCAAAGGTCTTGGTAAGGCTTTAAGAATGGCAATTGAAATAGACCCAGCGGCTGGAGGAGCCATTCCGTCAACGAAGGGAGTCTTGGAGTGA
- the hisH gene encoding imidazole glycerol phosphate synthase subunit HisH, whose product MIAVLDYGMGNIHSCLKAISLYTNEFCYTKDPETILSSSALILPGDGHFDKAMTNLRQSGLKDVIDKHVQSGKPLLGICIGFQILFEDSDETSSTNSKGTVEGLGYIKGKVRKFRGKNFKVPHIGWNRLIKRRPKETLLLKEIPDESFVYFIHSYRPTDVEGKAITGLCQYYGEKFPAVIEKGNIFGTQFHPEKSHSTGLKILENFIKSL is encoded by the coding sequence GTGATCGCAGTTTTAGATTATGGAATGGGTAATATCCATTCCTGCCTTAAAGCGATTTCTCTTTATACGAATGAATTTTGTTATACGAAAGATCCGGAAACCATTCTTTCTTCTTCCGCATTAATTCTTCCCGGCGATGGGCACTTCGATAAGGCGATGACGAATCTACGACAATCCGGATTAAAGGATGTCATAGATAAGCATGTTCAATCCGGAAAACCCTTACTAGGTATTTGCATAGGATTTCAGATTCTTTTCGAAGATTCGGATGAAACTTCGTCCACCAACTCTAAGGGAACGGTCGAAGGATTGGGCTATATCAAGGGAAAAGTACGTAAGTTTCGTGGAAAAAATTTTAAGGTTCCCCATATCGGTTGGAACCGACTTATTAAACGAAGACCTAAGGAAACGCTTCTCCTAAAGGAAATTCCGGACGAATCTTTCGTTTATTTTATCCATTCTTATCGACCTACCGATGTCGAAGGCAAAGCGATAACCGGGCTTTGCCAATACTACGGAGAGAAATTTCCGGCGGTTATCGAAAAGGGCAATATTTTTGGAACGCAATTTCATCCGGAGAAATCTCATTCTACCGGATTAAAAATTCTGGAGAATTTTATAAAATCATTATGA
- the hisA gene encoding 1-(5-phosphoribosyl)-5-[(5-phosphoribosylamino)methylideneamino]imidazole-4-carboxamide isomerase, with the protein MILIPAIDLLDNCAVRLFKGKYEDKTVYSTEPWKLAEGFEKNGASLLHLVDLNGARNQIGVNGESISKIRNSTKLKIQLGGGIRDKEKLAYYDSIGIDRFILGTAAVKDPALLDFALQKYGKDRVVVAVDARDGIVKIAGWEEDSGLKYMDLLARMHKVGVEFIIFTDIAQDGTLAGPNLNAYKEILSQYPFQVIASGGISSLKDIMALSSLGTPVPVFGVITGKALYEGRIDLAQAISSLEE; encoded by the coding sequence ATGATCTTAATTCCTGCTATAGACCTTCTGGACAACTGTGCCGTCCGCCTTTTTAAAGGAAAGTATGAAGATAAAACAGTTTACTCTACCGAGCCTTGGAAACTTGCAGAAGGATTCGAAAAAAATGGAGCAAGTTTACTCCATTTAGTCGATCTGAACGGCGCCAGAAATCAAATCGGGGTCAACGGGGAATCCATTTCAAAGATTAGAAATTCGACAAAATTGAAAATTCAACTCGGTGGCGGAATCCGTGATAAAGAAAAATTGGCTTATTATGATTCTATCGGGATAGATCGCTTCATTCTTGGAACCGCTGCCGTAAAAGATCCCGCATTACTGGATTTCGCCTTACAAAAATACGGGAAAGATCGGGTTGTCGTAGCAGTGGATGCTAGAGATGGAATCGTAAAAATTGCAGGCTGGGAAGAAGACTCAGGTCTAAAATATATGGATCTGCTGGCTAGAATGCACAAAGTAGGCGTCGAATTCATTATTTTCACCGATATCGCACAAGATGGAACGCTAGCTGGGCCAAACTTGAATGCGTATAAGGAGATTCTAAGTCAATATCCCTTTCAAGTAATTGCTTCGGGGGGTATTTCTTCCTTAAAAGATATTATGGCTTTATCTTCATTGGGGACGCCGGTTCCGGTCTTCGGTGTTATAACTGGGAAAGCCCTCTATGAAGGTCGTATCGACCTTGCACAGGCGATCTCGAGTTTAGAAGAATAA
- a CDS encoding vitamin K epoxide reductase/DsbA family protein, producing MKKIQLNYVLTGIAAIGLIISFLLIQKYFGGGDGAAKALCDALSESGSCDKVSESSFSAIRNIPFFGDVPIALFGFAFYGFIGFLFIWAERYKEKEADYIRFAFYLLILGLIVDVGLFLLSSLVIEAVCGLCVVTYLVTLTLLAITYVKFKAVQEKSITKVFPVITKDILNFSIALLTFLLIGQVFGKISGPSLTAGEHSGASQIARSITEYESAPVIPIDIKGSSFQGDVNAPITIVKFADFNCGHCMHTSHILKGILRDYEGIVKVVYKNFPLDGNCNRLVQRSSPQASSCVAASAAICADKQHKFPVIYDGLYADNELGVMHTPATVLKLAESNRLDMNSFRACLASPAVRQQIAKEVDDAEKLDIRSTPSLFINNKAIRSGTPDEQFLRELINSLIKKV from the coding sequence ATGAAAAAAATTCAATTGAATTATGTTCTAACTGGGATCGCAGCAATCGGACTTATTATTTCTTTCCTCTTGATTCAAAAATACTTTGGGGGAGGCGACGGGGCGGCGAAGGCTTTATGCGATGCATTGAGTGAAAGCGGTTCTTGCGATAAGGTTTCCGAAAGTAGTTTTTCAGCTATTCGTAATATTCCTTTTTTCGGGGATGTCCCGATTGCATTGTTCGGTTTCGCTTTCTACGGATTTATCGGATTTCTTTTTATTTGGGCCGAACGATATAAAGAAAAGGAAGCCGATTATATCCGCTTCGCGTTTTATCTTTTAATCTTGGGCTTGATAGTCGATGTAGGTTTATTTCTCCTATCCTCTTTGGTCATAGAAGCGGTCTGCGGACTTTGCGTCGTTACCTATCTCGTTACCCTAACGCTTTTAGCCATCACGTACGTTAAATTTAAAGCGGTTCAAGAGAAGTCGATCACCAAAGTATTTCCGGTAATAACGAAGGACATCTTGAACTTTTCCATCGCTCTTTTGACGTTCCTATTAATCGGGCAAGTCTTCGGAAAAATTTCCGGACCTTCTTTAACTGCAGGAGAACATTCGGGAGCATCCCAGATTGCGCGGTCGATAACCGAGTATGAATCGGCTCCGGTTATTCCGATCGATATTAAAGGTTCCTCGTTTCAGGGTGACGTAAATGCTCCGATTACGATAGTTAAGTTTGCAGACTTTAATTGCGGGCACTGCATGCATACGTCTCATATTCTCAAGGGAATTTTGAGGGATTATGAAGGTATCGTAAAAGTCGTATATAAGAACTTTCCTTTAGACGGAAATTGCAATCGTCTGGTGCAAAGGTCGTCTCCTCAAGCAAGTTCTTGTGTAGCGGCTTCCGCTGCGATCTGCGCCGATAAGCAGCATAAATTTCCGGTCATTTACGACGGTTTATACGCGGATAATGAACTTGGTGTAATGCACACTCCTGCCACCGTTTTAAAATTGGCGGAATCGAACCGGCTAGACATGAATTCATTTCGCGCCTGCCTAGCGTCTCCTGCCGTGCGACAACAAATCGCAAAGGAAGTCGACGACGCCGAGAAATTGGATATTCGCAGTACGCCGAGTCTCTTTATCAATAATAAGGCGATTCGCAGCGGGACACCTGACGAGCAGTTTTTAAGAGAACTTATCAATAGCCTTATCAAAAAGGTTTAA